One stretch of Caballeronia sp. Lep1P3 DNA includes these proteins:
- a CDS encoding glycosyltransferase family 2 protein, with protein MSKVYRYVSKATRSEAVARSVDAVSRLPISCMAAALKLTHDGRANASAIDEKALEAQLQQLRPYRPSSLTPLRGVDKESRVALSVIVPVFNTEAYVGKCIDSILDQQTAFEYEVIVIDDGSTDGSARILGQYANDPRVTVVRIANGGVALARNEGLRRARGKYVMFVDSDDYLPPDCIETLLVPAMRDGADIVQGSYWIVDVGGTVHSTQQFDDVVAARADPDVSALSGYPWGKVIKRDLFGSVQFPEGMAYEDTVVALILLPSANGYVSLRQPVYYYRENPRGLSARLTKDPKTLDAYWVVSKLLSDRRALGLPFDSRVFRQVRTQFGALLYLRLAHYEDEVKRAVFYLCCRQMEALRSESSDRAASGADDALDHAFRTRNYALWKLLCFFEL; from the coding sequence ATGAGCAAGGTCTACCGATACGTATCGAAGGCAACGCGCTCGGAAGCCGTTGCGAGAAGCGTCGATGCCGTCTCCCGCCTTCCCATTTCATGCATGGCCGCTGCGTTGAAGCTCACGCACGATGGCCGCGCCAACGCCAGCGCCATCGACGAGAAGGCGCTCGAAGCGCAGCTTCAGCAATTGAGGCCGTACCGTCCGTCGAGTCTCACGCCCTTGAGAGGCGTGGACAAGGAATCGCGTGTCGCGCTTTCCGTCATCGTTCCTGTGTTCAATACGGAAGCGTATGTCGGCAAGTGCATCGACTCGATCCTCGATCAGCAGACGGCCTTCGAGTACGAAGTCATCGTGATCGACGATGGATCGACCGATGGGTCTGCGCGCATCCTCGGTCAATACGCGAACGATCCGCGCGTGACGGTCGTGCGCATCGCGAACGGAGGCGTCGCGCTCGCCCGTAACGAGGGCCTTCGGCGCGCGCGCGGCAAGTATGTGATGTTCGTCGATTCCGACGATTATCTGCCGCCGGATTGCATCGAAACCCTGCTTGTTCCGGCCATGCGAGATGGCGCGGACATCGTGCAAGGAAGTTACTGGATCGTCGATGTGGGCGGCACCGTGCACAGCACGCAGCAGTTCGACGATGTGGTTGCGGCCCGCGCGGACCCGGACGTTTCGGCGCTTTCGGGCTATCCGTGGGGCAAGGTCATCAAGCGCGATCTCTTCGGAAGCGTGCAGTTTCCCGAAGGCATGGCGTATGAGGACACCGTCGTCGCACTGATCCTTCTTCCTTCGGCCAACGGCTATGTCAGCCTGAGGCAGCCGGTCTACTACTACCGGGAGAATCCGCGCGGACTGTCGGCTCGTCTCACCAAAGACCCGAAAACGCTCGACGCGTACTGGGTCGTATCGAAGCTGCTGTCGGACCGCAGGGCGCTCGGCCTTCCGTTCGACAGCCGCGTCTTCAGGCAGGTGAGGACGCAGTTCGGCGCGCTGCTTTATCTCAGGCTCGCGCACTACGAAGACGAAGTGAAGCGCGCCGTGTTCTATCTCTGCTGCCGCCAGATGGAGGCGCTCAGAAGCGAAAGCAGCGACAGGGCTGCAAGCGGCGCCGACGACGCGCTCGACCACGCGTTCCGCACGCGCAATTACGCGCTCTGGAAACTGCTGTGTTTCTTCGAGCTATAA
- a CDS encoding right-handed parallel beta-helix repeat-containing protein → MASTKTEIQQVLEVPSTMRRKLVSAFVLGAGSLALAACGGGNDGSVADAVANRQRRRSGAAAASSASSASSATAASAATTASSTAAASTNTGSQGTANTSTSGVLQDKSFGVKGDGTTNDRAALQAAIDGSVGQILLITGKSRIDATGLTLRSNTHIRFAQGASIKMLPHNTSTYQMMRVADVSNVNIEAPYLDGSKELNSAGSGEFGMGISITGATGVTITNPTTINCWGDGIYIGNSGGGSGKTSSNVSISGHHANGCRRQGATITSGNGITFTNPLWENISGTAPSCGLDIEPDDNSAVLQAIKIVSPTTQGCAGPGIQVYLGAFPGPVSKNVDIQITNHTDNCKIGPFGVGGLQLNGRVVTGAITSTNPVWKQNWYLGDWDSKGPKVSVVNPKIG, encoded by the coding sequence ATGGCTTCGACGAAAACCGAGATTCAGCAAGTATTGGAAGTGCCCAGCACCATGCGCCGCAAACTCGTTTCCGCATTCGTGCTCGGCGCCGGCTCGCTCGCGCTGGCCGCATGCGGCGGCGGTAACGACGGCAGCGTCGCGGATGCGGTGGCCAATCGCCAGCGCCGACGCTCGGGCGCAGCCGCAGCAAGCAGCGCAAGCAGCGCCAGCTCGGCGACGGCCGCGAGCGCCGCGACGACGGCCAGCTCCACTGCCGCAGCCAGCACGAACACCGGCTCGCAAGGCACCGCCAACACCAGCACGAGCGGCGTGCTGCAGGACAAGTCGTTCGGCGTGAAGGGCGACGGCACGACCAACGATCGCGCGGCGCTTCAGGCCGCCATCGACGGCTCGGTTGGACAGATTCTCCTCATCACGGGCAAGAGCCGCATCGATGCCACCGGTCTCACGCTGCGCTCGAACACGCATATCCGCTTCGCGCAGGGCGCCTCGATCAAGATGCTACCGCACAACACCAGCACGTATCAGATGATGCGCGTGGCGGACGTGAGCAACGTGAACATCGAAGCGCCGTACCTCGACGGCAGCAAGGAACTGAACTCGGCCGGTTCGGGCGAATTCGGCATGGGCATCTCGATCACCGGCGCGACGGGCGTCACGATCACGAACCCGACGACGATCAACTGCTGGGGCGACGGCATCTACATCGGCAATAGCGGGGGCGGCTCGGGCAAGACCAGCTCCAACGTGTCGATCAGCGGCCACCACGCGAACGGCTGCCGCCGTCAGGGCGCGACGATCACGTCGGGCAACGGCATCACGTTCACCAATCCGCTGTGGGAAAACATTTCGGGCACCGCGCCGTCGTGCGGTCTCGACATCGAGCCGGACGACAACAGCGCCGTGCTGCAGGCCATCAAGATCGTCAGCCCGACGACTCAGGGTTGCGCGGGCCCCGGCATCCAGGTCTACCTCGGCGCGTTCCCCGGCCCGGTGTCGAAGAACGTCGACATCCAGATCACGAACCATACCGACAACTGCAAGATCGGCCCGTTCGGCGTCGGCGGTCTGCAACTGAATGGCCGCGTCGTCACCGGTGCGATCACTAGCACGAACCCGGTCTGGAAACAGAACTGGTACCTCGGCGACTGGGACAGCAAGGGCCCGAAGGTCTCGGTCGTGAATCCCAAAATCGGCTGA
- a CDS encoding YdcF family protein, giving the protein MTLFAWSAVLAVLAAGSWWVAGSGVWDVPLAGNASRTAPAFGARNAIVLLSAGLDHWKPDAPFGPTTDGMSRIRQAAADYAACRAQARVCKVIISGGDPEGHGIADAELYAGEIAALGVREDDVIREARSNTTYENAKFVEPLLQGGHYDAVVLVTSAYHMRRAKIAFDRLGFDVIPDAAPADRAEFSLVPRRQNFRLAWRALHELGGIVQLYLYDWTSIH; this is encoded by the coding sequence ATGACTCTATTCGCGTGGTCGGCGGTTCTGGCGGTTTTGGCGGCCGGATCGTGGTGGGTTGCCGGTTCCGGCGTGTGGGACGTGCCGCTTGCCGGCAATGCGTCGCGCACGGCGCCTGCATTCGGCGCGCGCAATGCCATCGTGCTCTTGAGCGCGGGCCTCGACCACTGGAAGCCGGACGCGCCGTTCGGCCCGACGACCGACGGCATGTCGCGCATTCGACAGGCCGCCGCCGATTACGCCGCATGTCGCGCGCAGGCTCGCGTGTGCAAGGTCATCATTAGCGGCGGCGATCCCGAAGGCCACGGCATCGCCGATGCGGAACTCTACGCCGGGGAGATCGCGGCGCTCGGCGTGCGCGAAGACGATGTCATTCGCGAAGCGCGCAGCAACACGACATATGAGAACGCGAAGTTCGTGGAGCCACTGTTGCAAGGCGGCCACTACGATGCCGTCGTGCTGGTGACGTCCGCGTACCACATGCGTCGGGCGAAGATCGCGTTCGATCGCCTCGGATTCGACGTCATACCGGATGCGGCGCCTGCGGATCGCGCCGAGTTCTCGCTCGTTCCGCGCCGGCAGAATTTTCGCCTCGCGTGGCGGGCGCTGCATGAGCTAGGCGGAATCGTGCAGTTGTATCTATACGACTGGACGAGCATCCACTGA
- a CDS encoding glycosyltransferase family 4 protein: MKIVLFIYCMHCGGAERTTANLANEWAAQGADVSVVSLESTRVDFYPLHPAVRRIALDLASEPQGALAALAANVRRVRALRRVLRELKPDVVVGIMTVASVVAILATQRLPCKVIATEHTHPPMLPLTPVWQQLRRWSFRAADLVVALTGDSKHWLEENCDCSDVRVIPPPFTLPIPRLEPILMPDAVIARDRRVLLAVGRLHDAKGFDYLIEAFSHIASAVPDWDLVIVGEGDERPPLERQINALGLKDRVLLPGRAGNVSDWYARADLYVLSSRFEGFSMTLVEAMASGIAAVSYDCDCGPRDIIRHGENGLLVSEVGDTRMLAESLKTLMQSDAERQLLASRASGVKDAFSLDTALSLWRAAFVAAGVRSAQGASA; this comes from the coding sequence ATGAAGATCGTCCTGTTCATCTATTGCATGCATTGCGGCGGAGCCGAGCGGACCACGGCCAACCTCGCCAATGAATGGGCCGCGCAGGGCGCCGATGTCAGCGTCGTGTCGCTGGAATCGACGCGCGTCGATTTCTATCCGCTGCATCCGGCCGTGCGCCGCATCGCGCTCGACCTTGCGAGCGAGCCGCAGGGCGCGCTTGCCGCGCTCGCGGCCAACGTGAGGCGCGTGCGCGCGCTGCGCCGCGTGCTGCGCGAACTGAAGCCGGATGTCGTCGTGGGCATCATGACGGTTGCATCCGTCGTGGCGATTCTCGCGACGCAGCGATTGCCCTGCAAGGTCATCGCGACGGAACACACGCATCCGCCGATGCTGCCGCTCACGCCGGTCTGGCAGCAGTTGCGCCGGTGGTCGTTTCGCGCGGCGGATCTCGTCGTCGCGCTCACCGGCGACAGCAAGCACTGGCTCGAAGAAAACTGCGACTGCAGCGACGTGCGCGTCATCCCGCCGCCTTTCACGCTGCCGATTCCGCGGCTCGAGCCAATCCTCATGCCCGACGCGGTCATCGCGCGCGATCGCCGCGTGCTGCTGGCCGTGGGCCGTCTGCACGATGCGAAGGGCTTCGACTATCTGATCGAGGCGTTCTCGCATATCGCGAGCGCGGTGCCGGACTGGGACCTCGTGATCGTCGGCGAAGGCGACGAGCGTCCGCCGCTCGAGCGGCAGATCAATGCGCTCGGGCTGAAGGATCGCGTGCTGTTGCCCGGGCGCGCCGGCAACGTCTCGGACTGGTACGCAAGAGCCGATCTGTACGTGCTCAGTTCGCGCTTCGAGGGCTTTTCGATGACGCTCGTCGAAGCGATGGCGAGCGGCATCGCCGCCGTGAGCTACGACTGCGATTGCGGCCCGCGCGACATCATCCGCCACGGGGAAAACGGCTTGCTGGTGAGCGAAGTGGGCGACACGCGCATGCTCGCCGAGTCGCTCAAGACACTGATGCAAAGCGACGCCGAGCGGCAGCTTCTCGCATCGCGCGCGTCGGGAGTCAAGGACGCCTTCTCGCTCGATACGGCGTTGTCGCTATGGCGCGCGGCGTTCGTGGCGGCCGGCGTGCGCAGCGCGCAAGGCGCGAGCGCGTGA
- a CDS encoding class I SAM-dependent methyltransferase translates to MNHDALNLKAYSSKSIVHDFESYQVLQKAEEAIFARLAPQVAGGAILDIGVGCGRTTPALLAMSGNYTGIDYSESMIDVCKERFPEQRFITMDARKLDGHFSRDYFDLVVFSFNGIDNVGHEDRLTIMSKIHQVLKPGGYFVFSSHNRDFVKFEDFLNSRPSIALSLNPITTLRNLSLFPLQYVRYSKNSRQNVIEPDYAVVNEPAADYRMLQYYISMDSQRRQLHALGFDERVDAYGFDGLLTEHDRESGWLYYVATKPLHARANLA, encoded by the coding sequence ATGAATCACGACGCCCTGAATCTGAAAGCCTATTCCAGCAAGAGCATCGTTCACGACTTCGAGAGCTATCAAGTCCTGCAAAAGGCGGAGGAAGCGATATTCGCGCGGCTCGCGCCGCAAGTCGCGGGCGGCGCCATTCTCGACATCGGCGTGGGCTGCGGCAGGACCACGCCCGCGTTGCTTGCGATGAGCGGCAACTACACCGGCATCGACTATTCGGAGAGCATGATCGACGTCTGCAAGGAGCGCTTTCCCGAGCAACGCTTCATCACGATGGACGCGCGCAAGCTCGACGGCCATTTCTCGCGCGACTACTTCGATCTTGTCGTGTTCTCCTTCAACGGCATCGACAACGTCGGACATGAGGATCGGCTCACGATCATGTCGAAGATTCATCAGGTGCTCAAGCCCGGCGGGTACTTCGTGTTCTCGAGCCACAATCGCGATTTCGTGAAGTTCGAGGACTTTCTCAACAGCCGCCCGAGCATCGCGCTGAGCCTCAATCCGATCACGACGCTGCGCAATCTCTCGCTCTTTCCGCTGCAATACGTTCGATACAGCAAGAACTCGCGGCAGAACGTGATCGAGCCGGACTATGCCGTGGTCAACGAGCCGGCAGCCGACTATCGCATGCTGCAGTACTACATCTCGATGGATTCGCAGCGGCGCCAGTTGCACGCGCTGGGCTTCGACGAGCGCGTCGATGCATACGGCTTCGACGGCCTGCTCACGGAACACGATCGCGAAAGCGGTTGGCTTTACTACGTGGCGACCAAACCCCTGCATGCGCGCGCGAACCTTGCGTGA
- a CDS encoding glycosyltransferase family 4 protein: protein MKIVLLVSSMGTGGAERVAATLVNAWAARGDDVTLVPTFAGEREVFYPLDERVRVVHLADLVARGARGPLRYLARVTALRRLIRKTQPDVLISFLPNVSVMTLLASRGLRVPVIACEHNNPSVDGRSPLWTLLCRVFYPGARVVTVLTEGVVEPFRKMVPGAKSIVVMPNPLPDEVFERALARQPFSGRKKIVSVGRLTGQKQFDVLIDAFAAIARERDDVDLCIFGEGADRASLEAQIARLGMKERIALAGTTDALWDELATARAFAMSSRYEGLPMALMESLALGVPCVASDCPSGPKELTCDGRFGLLVPVGDREALTHALRRVIDDDGLCREMGRQASESMRERYGMQAILPMWDRLFARVGAASSNESMRTKAATPLSASRNAGAGASD, encoded by the coding sequence ATGAAGATAGTCCTGCTGGTGAGCTCGATGGGAACGGGCGGCGCGGAGCGCGTTGCGGCGACGCTCGTCAACGCGTGGGCCGCGCGCGGCGACGACGTGACGCTCGTACCGACGTTTGCCGGCGAGCGCGAGGTGTTCTATCCGCTCGACGAGCGCGTGCGCGTGGTGCATCTGGCGGATCTCGTCGCGCGCGGTGCACGCGGGCCGTTGCGTTACCTCGCGCGCGTCACGGCCTTGCGCCGGCTGATTCGCAAGACGCAACCGGACGTGCTCATCTCGTTCCTGCCGAACGTGAGCGTGATGACGTTGCTTGCGTCGCGCGGCTTGCGCGTTCCGGTGATCGCGTGCGAGCACAACAATCCATCGGTCGATGGACGTTCGCCGCTATGGACTCTGCTGTGCCGCGTGTTCTATCCCGGTGCGCGCGTCGTCACGGTGCTGACCGAAGGCGTCGTCGAGCCGTTTCGCAAGATGGTGCCGGGTGCGAAGAGCATCGTCGTCATGCCGAATCCTTTGCCGGATGAAGTGTTCGAGCGCGCGCTCGCGCGCCAGCCGTTTTCGGGGCGCAAGAAGATCGTATCGGTCGGGCGCCTCACCGGACAAAAACAGTTCGATGTCCTGATCGACGCGTTCGCAGCCATAGCGAGAGAACGCGACGATGTCGATCTTTGCATCTTCGGCGAAGGCGCTGACCGCGCGAGCCTCGAAGCGCAGATCGCGCGGCTCGGCATGAAGGAGCGGATTGCGCTTGCGGGCACGACCGACGCGCTGTGGGACGAACTCGCGACGGCGCGCGCATTCGCGATGTCGTCGCGCTACGAAGGCTTGCCGATGGCCCTGATGGAAAGTCTCGCGCTCGGCGTGCCGTGCGTCGCGTCCGACTGCCCGAGCGGGCCGAAAGAACTGACATGCGACGGGCGGTTTGGCTTGCTCGTGCCCGTCGGCGATCGCGAAGCGCTGACGCACGCGTTGCGCCGCGTGATCGACGACGACGGCCTGTGCCGCGAGATGGGCCGGCAGGCGTCGGAATCCATGCGCGAACGCTATGGAATGCAGGCGATTCTGCCGATGTGGGACCGCCTGTTTGCGCGCGTGGGCGCGGCGTCATCGAACGAATCAATGCGAACCAAGGCAGCGACGCCTTTGAGCGCGAGCAGGAATGCGGGTGCAGGTGCAAGCGACTGA
- a CDS encoding polysaccharide biosynthesis tyrosine autokinase yields MAEYIDQRNAEVSGQPLRFDLVSVIDSIYSHRWLIITAFVLIFGTGFLYAVIAPPVYQARIVVQLEDAGEGSSRASSNEYVGDVSSIVGTRSNADGEIQILSSKLVIGEAVDSLNLAVSAQPVYFPIIGKVVARYAQGLSSPGIFGLGGYAWGNESIDVRAFDVPKRDTGRAYRLKTLAGGMYELSGPDLEAPVTGKVGELATFDTGKGLIKLRVASINAEPGIEFAVRRSSRPSAIEAVSRALQVDEQGNKSEVLAATLSGADPVAVASTINAIGQAYERQNAERKAVRAQASLQFLNSQLPALKQQVEQAEQRYNAYRNQHASVDISEQARVLLQQSSAAEASYYQLMQRRQEISTRFAPTHPELIQLDKQIETTRRYRDSLTERVRELPTDEQSTVRLMREVRVATDVYSTMRSNMEQLQLVRAGKISSVRIVDNADVPEMPSKPNRTVIVAVSAVAALFAGLGLAFGWDFLKKGVVDPGELSGTGLQLYAAIPMSTDEARLAKNRNPTVPERLLAAKCPQDPAVEGLRVLRTAVQVAMIGARNNVVMLSGPMPRSGKSFTSTNFAAVLAAAGKRVLLVDADLRRGHIHRILGVPWGPGLTEVMQGTLRIHDAIRRDVVPNLDFLGVGRYPENASELLLRGNFQRALEEVDDDYDIVVVDAAAVLAVSDVGIIAPAAGTILLLARYGVTRATEVTTAIQRLNQAGCKVNGLVLNAVPDGAGGYAYSRRYGGGAYRAYYQEMDT; encoded by the coding sequence ATGGCCGAGTACATCGACCAACGTAACGCTGAGGTGAGCGGGCAGCCGCTTCGTTTCGATTTGGTCAGCGTCATCGATAGCATCTATTCGCACCGCTGGCTCATCATCACCGCTTTCGTCTTAATATTCGGCACGGGTTTTCTTTATGCCGTCATCGCCCCGCCGGTGTATCAGGCGCGAATCGTCGTTCAGCTGGAAGACGCCGGCGAGGGCTCGTCGCGTGCGTCGTCCAATGAATATGTCGGCGATGTGTCGTCCATCGTCGGCACGCGATCGAACGCGGACGGCGAAATCCAGATTCTCAGTTCGAAGCTCGTGATCGGCGAAGCCGTCGATTCGCTGAACCTTGCCGTCAGCGCGCAGCCGGTCTACTTCCCGATCATCGGAAAGGTCGTCGCGCGTTATGCGCAAGGTCTGTCGTCGCCCGGCATCTTCGGGCTGGGCGGCTACGCGTGGGGCAACGAGTCGATCGATGTGCGCGCGTTCGACGTGCCCAAGCGCGACACCGGCCGCGCGTATCGCCTGAAGACGCTTGCCGGCGGCATGTACGAGCTGTCCGGCCCCGATCTCGAAGCGCCCGTGACCGGCAAGGTCGGCGAACTCGCGACGTTCGACACGGGCAAGGGCCTCATCAAGCTGCGTGTCGCGTCGATCAATGCGGAGCCGGGCATCGAGTTCGCGGTGCGGCGCTCGTCGCGCCCGTCCGCGATCGAGGCGGTCAGCCGCGCGTTGCAAGTGGACGAGCAGGGCAACAAGTCCGAAGTGCTGGCCGCGACGCTTTCGGGCGCGGACCCGGTCGCGGTGGCCTCCACGATCAACGCCATCGGCCAGGCCTACGAGCGGCAGAACGCCGAGCGCAAGGCGGTGCGCGCGCAGGCATCGCTCCAATTTCTGAACTCACAGCTTCCCGCGTTGAAGCAGCAGGTCGAGCAGGCCGAGCAGCGCTACAACGCGTATCGCAACCAGCATGCGTCGGTCGATATCAGCGAACAGGCGCGCGTGCTTCTACAGCAGTCGTCGGCGGCGGAAGCCTCTTACTATCAGTTGATGCAGCGGCGGCAGGAAATCTCAACGCGCTTTGCGCCCACGCATCCGGAACTGATACAGCTCGACAAGCAGATCGAGACGACGCGCCGTTATCGCGACTCGCTCACCGAGCGCGTGCGCGAGCTTCCCACCGACGAGCAGAGCACCGTGCGCCTGATGCGCGAAGTGCGCGTCGCGACGGATGTCTATTCGACCATGCGCTCGAACATGGAGCAGTTGCAGCTCGTGCGCGCCGGCAAGATCAGTTCGGTGCGGATCGTGGACAACGCCGACGTGCCCGAAATGCCGAGCAAGCCCAACCGCACGGTGATCGTCGCGGTGTCCGCGGTCGCCGCACTCTTCGCGGGCCTGGGTCTTGCGTTCGGCTGGGACTTTCTGAAGAAGGGCGTCGTCGATCCGGGCGAACTCAGCGGCACGGGCTTGCAGTTATACGCAGCCATTCCGATGAGCACGGACGAAGCGCGTCTCGCCAAGAACCGCAATCCGACGGTGCCCGAGCGCCTGCTTGCCGCGAAGTGTCCGCAGGATCCGGCCGTCGAAGGCTTGCGCGTGCTGCGCACGGCCGTTCAGGTCGCGATGATCGGCGCGCGCAACAACGTGGTCATGCTGAGCGGCCCGATGCCGCGCAGCGGCAAGTCGTTCACATCGACGAACTTCGCGGCGGTGCTGGCGGCTGCGGGCAAGCGCGTGCTGCTCGTCGATGCGGACCTTCGGCGCGGCCATATCCATCGCATTCTCGGCGTGCCGTGGGGACCCGGCCTGACCGAAGTGATGCAAGGCACGCTGCGCATTCACGACGCCATTCGCCGCGACGTCGTGCCGAACCTCGATTTCCTGGGCGTCGGAAGGTATCCCGAGAACGCGTCCGAGCTTCTGCTGCGCGGCAACTTCCAGCGCGCGCTGGAAGAAGTCGACGACGACTACGACATTGTCGTCGTGGATGCCGCCGCCGTGCTCGCGGTATCGGATGTCGGCATCATCGCGCCGGCGGCCGGGACGATTCTTCTGCTCGCGCGCTATGGCGTCACGCGCGCGACGGAAGTGACTACGGCCATCCAGCGCCTGAACCAGGCGGGCTGCAAGGTGAACGGTCTCGTGCTCAACGCGGTGCCGGACGGCGCGGGCGGCTATGCCTATTCGCGACGCTACGGCGGCGGCGCGTACCGGGCGTACTACCAGGAAATGGACACATGA
- a CDS encoding glycosyltransferase — translation MTWLVVKYAGTCARFSLDFDLRAVQRNHYTAVPRVGGLAIFCGTAITFATSTVFHTSPTYEAFLLLSCATPAFIGGLAEDLTKRVTPRVRLLCALVAALACCFALHAVIDRVDLPAVDFLLRFTPIGIAFTMVAVAGVTNAMNIVDGLNGLASVVAILIFASIGYVAVSVNDWLVASVAFAMIGAIGGFVVWNYPSALVFMGDGGAYFIGFMMAELVVLLIARHPNVSAFYAIVAMYPAFETIFSIYRRRYVRGRAVDAPDALHLHTLIYKRVARKGISFSDPQQCTRRNSVSSVYLWMLSLIPIVPATFFWNSPYVLGIAALAFAGVYLWIYAAVVRFRTPFWMTLPVWMLRHGSRAERRPAAPDRLR, via the coding sequence ATGACTTGGCTGGTTGTCAAGTATGCGGGAACCTGTGCGCGCTTCTCACTCGACTTCGACCTGCGCGCGGTCCAGCGGAATCACTACACGGCCGTGCCGCGGGTCGGCGGCCTCGCCATCTTCTGCGGCACCGCCATCACCTTCGCCACGTCCACCGTTTTTCATACCTCGCCGACGTATGAAGCGTTCCTTTTACTGAGCTGCGCGACGCCCGCGTTCATCGGCGGCCTCGCGGAAGACCTGACCAAGCGCGTGACGCCGCGCGTGCGTCTTCTGTGCGCGCTCGTGGCGGCGCTCGCCTGCTGCTTCGCCTTGCACGCCGTGATCGACCGCGTCGATCTGCCCGCCGTCGATTTCCTGCTGCGCTTCACGCCGATCGGCATTGCCTTCACGATGGTTGCCGTGGCGGGCGTGACGAACGCGATGAACATCGTGGACGGTCTGAACGGCCTCGCGTCGGTCGTCGCCATTCTCATCTTCGCGTCCATCGGCTATGTGGCCGTTTCCGTCAACGACTGGCTCGTGGCGAGCGTGGCGTTTGCGATGATCGGCGCCATCGGCGGCTTCGTCGTCTGGAACTACCCGTCCGCGCTGGTTTTCATGGGCGACGGCGGCGCTTACTTCATCGGATTCATGATGGCGGAACTCGTCGTGCTGCTGATCGCGCGGCACCCGAACGTCAGCGCCTTCTACGCGATCGTGGCGATGTATCCGGCGTTCGAGACCATCTTCTCCATCTACCGGCGCCGCTACGTGCGCGGGCGCGCCGTCGATGCGCCCGACGCGCTTCACCTGCATACGCTCATCTACAAGCGCGTTGCTCGCAAAGGCATCTCCTTCAGCGATCCGCAGCAGTGCACGCGCCGCAACTCGGTCAGTTCGGTCTATCTGTGGATGCTGAGCCTCATTCCGATCGTTCCGGCGACGTTCTTCTGGAATTCGCCGTATGTGCTCGGCATCGCCGCGCTGGCTTTCGCGGGCGTCTATCTCTGGATTTATGCGGCTGTGGTGAGGTTCAGAACGCCCTTCTGGATGACGCTTCCGGTGTGGATGCTCAGGCATGGCTCGCGCGCCGAAAGGCGGCCGGCTGCGCCCGATCGCCTGCGCTAA
- a CDS encoding EpsG family protein, giving the protein MRKSAGLLDVNQVRRDDRSYFATPAGWAFLLLSFYIIWFLTTSERSIYTVADQDAYLLYFKYTDWAWLKAYFQHTGTGLGLIPHIITDEIGWRLWIIFVNSFGFTPESAIRLTVALSNILVFCALARLRRPLLGLLVWTVVPAALFTIGLFQLRQGFGFGVAMLFAIGLRRPVLGMWIASTIHTTFVIPALLITVARQSGSDNRIAIPVVVVAGTVLAASAQTLFDTFGGRRLDDYANYAAEFSVNLLVLLLSYGLASVLVIASLPYMRAVRLRAPLRDLALMHLGLLAYLVCAFVFFPLGKDRVFYYISLLLPFLMQEIRVKDGVTLWMTTVLFCMMAADVYLASQKGVYWYFLR; this is encoded by the coding sequence TTGCGTAAAAGCGCCGGTTTGCTGGATGTGAATCAGGTACGGCGCGACGATCGTTCCTATTTCGCGACGCCTGCGGGTTGGGCTTTTTTGCTGCTGTCGTTCTACATCATATGGTTTCTTACGACGTCCGAACGATCGATTTATACCGTCGCGGACCAGGATGCGTATCTTCTCTACTTCAAGTACACCGACTGGGCGTGGCTCAAGGCCTATTTCCAGCACACGGGCACGGGTCTTGGCCTGATCCCGCACATCATCACGGACGAGATCGGCTGGCGGCTGTGGATCATCTTCGTCAATTCGTTCGGCTTCACGCCGGAGTCGGCCATCCGGCTGACGGTCGCGCTGTCCAACATCCTCGTGTTCTGCGCCCTTGCGCGCTTGCGTCGTCCGCTGCTCGGCCTGTTGGTGTGGACGGTCGTCCCGGCGGCGCTCTTTACGATCGGACTTTTCCAGTTGCGCCAGGGCTTCGGCTTCGGCGTGGCGATGCTGTTCGCCATCGGGCTGCGCCGCCCGGTGCTCGGCATGTGGATCGCAAGCACCATTCACACGACGTTCGTCATCCCCGCCTTGCTGATCACCGTGGCGCGGCAAAGCGGCTCGGATAACCGGATCGCGATTCCCGTCGTCGTCGTGGCGGGCACGGTGCTGGCCGCGAGTGCGCAGACGCTGTTCGATACCTTCGGTGGCCGGCGTCTGGACGACTACGCGAATTACGCGGCGGAGTTTTCCGTCAACCTGCTCGTGCTGCTGCTGTCTTATGGGCTCGCATCCGTGCTGGTGATCGCGTCGCTTCCGTACATGCGCGCCGTGCGCCTGCGCGCGCCACTGCGTGATCTCGCGCTGATGCACCTCGGTCTGCTCGCCTATCTCGTTTGCGCGTTCGTCTTCTTTCCGCTCGGCAAGGACCGCGTGTTCTACTACATTTCGCTGTTGCTGCCGTTCCTGATGCAGGAGATTCGCGTGAAGGACGGGGTTACGCTGTGGATGACGACGGTGCTTTTCTGCATGATGGCGGCGGACGTGTATCTCGCGTCGCAGAAGGGCGTGTATTGGTATTTCTTGAGGTAG